AAAGTTTAATAACCGcagtgactgagtgagtgatggaaGCATTAATGGTCATGTCTTTACCTGTtacatattcatttaaaaataattaaattaaattaattaaaattagtCTAAAAATACATATGTCGTATTTCCAATCTCCACTttttattaaattacatttcatcaTGTTCTCtatcagcatttgtttattgtcgttcatttaaatcgcttcgcgcgtgtgtgtgtgtgcgtgcgagatATCTGCGGTCTTGGctgttagttaatttacttatttttgtgtaggtaatacaCAACTGGTCTTTCATCATGTATTTATAAATAGGAATATTACCCAGTGCAGGGTTCATattgtttccttcctttttgACCATATTGCAAAGTATTACTTAATGTTAACCTGTATGTAATGTACTCACTTTAGTTCAGTATTTGcgtaaaaagtaatgaaatggAAACTTCCTCAAACCAAATTGTGCATCTATGTCCGAATtgagcttctttctttcttgcggTGGCTTATTGTCTTACATTTCCAGGCATTAGTCATCCTTGTGAGGTTGTGGTTCGAGGCTCAGCACATGCTGTGTTGCACAAGTTTGAGACCGCACAAACATTTGGTCCACCTCCCTGAGACATTCTAACTTATGGTGATCTAAATGTGATTGATTAAACGATTGAATGCACATGACTGTGGGGCTGCAGACCCCCTTTGGAGCAGGAGCATGCGGCCTTTTAATCAGAGCATTAAAATTATAAAAGCAGCTGAGATCAGTGCTCGTCAATCAAGTATCGAAGCTCAGTCGGCAGGCGTCTTTTCCGAGAATCCTCAGGCAAATAATCAGAAAGCAGACTTGTCGCGTTCGGACGCCGGCCGTCCGTCACAATCATTACCTCTGGAACCTGTAAAAATATGAAGTGCTTGAGACACCAGACCGTGTGAACGGCGTTCATTaaaatgattcctgattcctcctgAAAAGGTCCCAAGTGAATGAGTGTCTTTGGCTGTGACCCACTGCAGATGCTGGATCCATGTGAACGGAACCTTTGCTCTGAGCTGTGATGAAATGCCTCAATAATTCACTTTGCCTCCGAAGCTttggcgtgcgtgcgtgtgttctTCCTCTTGTGTCTTGAGGTTTGAAGGTGGAGCTTCATGGAGTTCCTCTTGGGTTTCATTTACACCCACAGCTTTTGTTTCTCCAGCTCTTGCGTGCATGTGACCTGTGATGGTTTACATCAGCGACTTACCGCCCCAGGATCGCGACTAGTGTCTTCTGGCGGCGTTCAACATGACGAAGGTGGCTCCCCTGTGGGCTCTGCTCATCTTCATCACCCAGACTGGATCTGGTGAGTTGATCATTTGGCATTTTGAAAGTAGAGAATTGTGATCACCAGACAAGAACACGGATGaacatgtgtgtttctcttctatGAAGTACGCAGTGACATGGTGTTCCTGCAGAGGAACGAAGGCGACTCGGTGCTTCTCCCCTGCGCCGTCGAGCCGAGGGAATCTCCGCCCTTCGGGGTCTACCTGAAGCGCCACTGGCTGCGTCCCCGCGAGGTCCTGTTCAAGCACGTCGGCCACGAGCACACCGTAGACAACGGCGAGGACAAGGGCCGCATCAAAGTCAGCGGAGACGCCAACCTCCACGCTCTGAATGTGACCATCTCGCAGCTGAGTGCGGCGGACACGGACCGCTACGTGTGTGAGTTCATTGTGGCCACCGTTTCCTCCGAGGACGAGCGGAGACCTGGAAGCAGCGAGTTCTTCCTCCTCGTTACGGCCGGTGAGCGTCCGTTCCTTTCTTCCCACGTCACACTCACCTTTTTCACTAGTTTTCTGCTCCCACGGGGAACTTGAGCTTTCCACGACTCTTAACAAGAAGGTCAAATACAAGAGTGTTGGTTTTTGCGAaaggtgttttttgtgttgtgaaACAAAGCGTGTGGTAAAGGAGTATCACGCTGGTGTATCATCCAGGTTTGGGTCCGGGTGCACTCGAACTACAACTTCAAAAAGGATGACTAATGCCTGGAAGTGTGTGCCAATAAGCCACcgcgagaaagaaagaagctcaTTCAGGACATAGATGCGCAATTTGGTTTCAGGAAGTTTCCATTGTGTTACTTTTTACACCAATACTGAACTAAAGTGTGTGCTATTGGAATCAATATGAACCCTACACTGGGTAATAACTGTAAAGATATGAAGTATATTATGTTGCTGTCGGGTATTACACCGGCAAGATCTGCCAAAGCAAGATAGTCTTATATGCTTatctttagggggggggggggtcccagctGGCACCAGGCGACAGACTGACAAACAACCACtctcacatttacacacacgcaGAACGTGTAAAACTCCACACAGGAAGGCTGCTAACCACCAAACCCCCGCGTGCCCACCTGCCGAGACAAGACTAACTTTGACTCGAGAGTTTAATGTCAAAAGATCAGAAATGAATTCTCACACGGCGCGGCCGTGCTGAGCTTCAGCGGCGAGACCAAAATGGCTTCTGAGGTTTATCCCCTTTCCCTTCCTGAAGATGCCCCCGCCATGGCCGACTTAGGGTCGGTAGAGACGTGTTCGGGGGGCTCAGCCGTgctcccctgcctccccccgCACGGCGAGGCCCTGCCCGTTGAGGGGGTGAGTCTGAAGCGGCAGCGGGGCCGGGCGCCCGCGGAGGTGCTGTACCACTCAAAGCGTCACCAACACGGCGGCAGCCCCCTTCCTTCCCCCTCGTCCTCCCGGTTCTCCGCGGAGAGGGTGCAGCTGTCCTCGGCGCCCGGCCCCGGGGGCATCACCTACAACCTgaccctgctgcagctgcagccggcCGACAGCGGCCTGTACAGCTGCCAGCTGCTCCTGCGTGGCGGGCCCGACACCAGCACCGGTCTGGGGACACGTGCGTTCTTTGTGTCCGTGCAAGGTGGGTCAAATCActgcaggggtgggggggggagactccATAGCGGAGTTACGTCGTCTCACCCAAGTTTTGTTTTTCGGGCTTTGGTTCTTTTGTGGCACACGTGTTCTGGTCTCTGATGTCCGTCTCTACGCCTTCTGCTCACACAGCTGCTACTAATAACGTTCGTATCAGCGGCTGGGACTGAAAAACAACTGTTTTAATGTAATTTCggtctgtttgtttctcttcaaATAATCATTTGAATAGAAATCATCTGAAATGTCGACATCTCTTCAGTTACAGAAGCACTTTTCACTGTGTGCTCACTACCGACAGAACTAGACCATAACAGACGTCACTAACGCAATACGTTTTTCCTTTCTTAAATCCTCCCGTAATCGTGTATGTCGTCATCATTCTGGTGCAGTCCCACTTTCTGAATGTCAAGGTTGAGCAGTACCACATTTATGTGTCTTAGGTGGTCTGTCTGCTGCTAATCTAAAGATTTCCTATTATCAGTCATGTAAAAACACCGGAAACAACAATGGAAGTCTCCTTCTGACAAGTGTTTTCTGTGAATTTGAGTGACAGTTGCTGAAAACGACAGTGCCATCAAATGTTTGAGTAATAATTTAATCTACATACTTGTGGCCCTTAGACTAAAGCCCTTAGACTTGGACTAAagcattatttatatattgtttaaatatatatatatatatatatatatatatatttcttgtgTCTGAGCCATCAAATATCTGTTTGCTGCTGATTACTGCAGCCTACAAATGGGAAGGAAGTTCGGCTCTGTGGTCTTCTGCAGTTCCACTGAACCCATCGCACTCGAGCCGCCTCTTAAACCACAGACTAACGTACTGCTTTTGTTTACGTCTTACGCTATTTTGTGAATGCACTTTCTTCTCCCAGCAGCCGTTTAAATCACCACTTCTCGTCTCCATGTGCTTCTTCACAGGAGGTCAGTGCGGCTGCTCCAACTACTCCACCCTGCTGTATGCTCTGTCCTCAGCGGTggtcatcctcatcctcctgctcGCCCTGCTGTTTGTGGTGTTCTATAAAGTGAGTGGACCTCGTATTGTAACGCGCTGCTCTCGTCCTAtgcgaggagaaggaggcgggaGTTTACACGTTGCCGAAAAGCAGCAGCATATTGAGGGCGCGAGTCTGTGACCACAAAACCACAGTACTTTCAAAAcctgttgctgtcagttgtaaccatgtttttcttcaaatttgAGTCCTAATTCTTTTAGTTTGAGTGTAAGACGAGAAATGAATCTAAGAAGTGTATGATGGTGTATTTTGAACAATCGTAAAacatccattattattattaacggTGACACTCTGGGACTTTGTGTTAAAGATTCTGCCTCGAGATAAAAGCGGACAAACTTTGATTTTAACAGGAAATCTGCTTTTGCACTTCACTGATTTGTTTTGCTTCTGTCTCAATGATCGTCAGGGCAAAGCCCGCAGCAGTTCCACCCTCAAGTCCCACCCTCAGGCCCCCATCTACGAGGAGATGACCGGGTTGCAGGCTTTCGGTCGAAAACCGCAACCCCGGCATCTGGAGGAACAGGCTTCATCTGAGTACACAAACTGCCAGCAGAAGAAATCCTGTCCCGAAAACCATTACGAAAGCCCCAGCGGGGCCCTCGGCCCTCGGAGTGATGCTCAGAAATGAAATGTCAGACATTGGCCCCATCTTTGCTAACTAGTACAATAGAACCTCTGCAGTATCTCCAGCAGGCTGTGACAGAAAGGTTCCCCCTGCACGTCTTCAGGTCAGGAGtgtgggagaggagagagggagtctgtacccccccccccccccccccccgcccccctctctttAGCACTAAAATCTGCCAAAAACTCCCCAGTTTACATTTAAATACCTGACAAACTTATTACATTGACCCTAAAATCCTCAAAAAGAATCAATCAAACTTTTCCATACAGATCCTGTTTATTGGTTCGTATGTGGcctttatttctcatttcttttcaaacaaagGTGGTAATGGATGCCTTGTGTTATGGGGCcactctaaaaaaataaatcacaaattgAAAGACCAAAGTGTCCAATCTGCCTAACCTGCGTAACAAGCGGTTTCCTTGCAGAACCAAACAAACCGCTGCACCTCCTGCACACCACATTACCCGCTGGCATTGCGGATAATGTGACGGTACAGCCCGAGCTGCCTGGTTTATTGACCCCAAAGTATTGTTTTCAATGACATTTGTCTATGCATTTATCTCCAGTACGCTTGACTCCTGGGACGGCGTGTTTATGCGTCTCTGTAAAAAGCCAAgcagaacgctgcagctcgagtcctcactaggaccaggaaagtggatcacatccCTCCAGTTGTCTTCACACTGGCCTCCTGTCAAAGAATTTACTTTAGATCCCGGCTGTCGGTTTAAAGCGCACTGAATGGTTCGGGGGCCACGGTACAGTTCGGATCTGCTGATACCTTGTGTGATGGTCGTCTGGGAcgggtctactttctgttcccagtCAAAGCAGCTTCAGTTCCACATACTGTATCTGAAACtaagtcccagaaagctgcgtAGTccgctcctttaaatccagattaaagacttttgtttgctgttttgctcctcaaactatttttaagtctccttgcttcatgtttggatgttttcattGAATTGCTTGTGGAAATGTGCTATTCCAATACAATACTAGGACttttttaaatgccatttcATTGTATTGTCTCCCACCCTTGAATAAATTGTTTATTATTCGCTGTTGCTTCTCTAAACGTATTCAGtattgattaaataaaacaatacttaAAAATCACTGATGGAAACCAGGgggacacatttaaaaaaaatgacacccaATAACAGCCAAGAAAAtttgtaatttattaatatAGTCCGAAAGAAGATCCATAATCCACGGAAACATTTTCCGGTGTATGTTCTTAACAATCACATTCTATGAGGAGAAACAAATCAACATTAAAAGCCACAACTTTGTATTTCAGTTACAGACATTTtccataatgttttttttttttttttttcctaagtAAAGAGAAAGGCAAAGGCAGAGTTCCCCGATTGGCCcacaaccctcccccctcctcctcccagttcatagaaaaaaaagaaagaaaatgaccttAAAAGtcttgggctttttttttcagtacaACCCACAGTGCTTTAGCAGAAGAATAAGCGCTCATTGGTTAAGGGTTACACACAATGTAAAGTCTTACTCAAACATTAGATGtcgatgatgctgatgatgatgatgatgagggacGCCGATTGGAGGAGATTTGAGCACGAGAAAAACAAACGACAACAAGCCCACATAAAACCCTGAACCCCAGAGTCCGAGtcgacaaacagcagcagcacagcggcTCGGTTCGGACTCCTCCCTCCCACTTGTGCATAGATCATGATCCTTTAAAAACCAGCTTTATTTCCCCCCAAACGTGCCTCTGAGAACCATCCGTTACACGTCAACCAACCTCCAAGCACCTGTCGCAGGAGCAGACATGCCGACAGACAGGAGAGATGACTTAAgaatcattaaaacaaaacaatacaatacTTGCACAATGCTCCTGGACCACAGGATGGAAACTTTAAAGTCAAAACGTacaaatgcatttttctgtCACTGTCTTTTCCACAAACTGTTGATCAGTTTAAATGTAAAGCAATTATACTTAGATTTCACATGTAAAGCGCTCGGCTTTCTTTCAAAGTTGATTCTTAGTCTTATTTGGTAAATATATAACTTGCTACAAACGTTTTTTCGTTGTTACTTGGTACTTTCTATATTCTGTTAAACTCGTGACCTTCAGTGCTCGCTTAGAGTTTAATTCTTTTCACAAAAACATTAAATCTAGAAATGATGGAGTTGTGATCTGGAACCCTGGCCTTCCTGAGACAAAATCCACATCTTTAATGAGTGTGCAAGATATCGAGCAAACTGTCGCTTACAGGAAATATAAAATCACAACTCAATACATAGAGATAGTCTGTCGACGCTGAACGAAAGAACTATTGAAATGACGCAACACTGATCAATCCCAGAGTTCTTAAAAGTAGCAATAGTCTTCATTTTGCAAGATTTCCATGTCCACATTTGATGGAAGATGAAATTAGTCTCAATTTGTCTCAACATTCCCGTTATAAATTCCTATTAGCTTGAACTTGGGATGAATGAAATGCTTGTAAACGACAGGTggcttttgcaaaaaacagacaaacagaaaagaTAGGCACCTCTGAAATGAGTCTTGTAACAAACTCACCTCCCACACGTCATCCCGTTCTATTTCTCTTAGTTAACTTAGGGATCTCTAGTCCTTCTACAACTATCTATGGCCACAgttcttggttttttttttttacccccttttgtttttataattttttaaaaactttttttatgttacatttttttttccattttttttttgtagaatttGAACAAAATGGTGCAATACTCAATGATAATCCTTGTACTGGATTATTCCACAATAAAAGCCACTATAAGGTAGATCAACTTTTTACAGATAGAATGAACACAAATCCATTAAGTCCTTGAGTAAACATGAACACGTGAATTGTCACCGTCTCCCCTCAGTACTTAAACTCGTTTACCTACGATTAGCTGAGCGAGGGGCAGAAGACACTCAGTGCAACGTTAGACGATAATAACAATGTCTATCACAATAGttttttgacagaaaaaaacaaataaaacaaaagaaatgtaacATACTGAGTGGAGCATTACAGCGGCCCGCGTGCCCGCTACACAGTTTCTCGCGCACACATTCATACGAACATCTGACCTTCACGCACACATCAAAGATGACGTTTgcatttttttccacaaaagaTTTTGTATTTGTAACTCGATGCAATACATGTTTTTCTATTGTCTAAAAGCCCCTGGGTGTACCTGTCAGATGGAgagaacaaaaggagaaaaaagactTCACATTACATTGTTGGCGCTCCGTGATTCAAGTATTTGCGTTTAatattttgtcttattttgatATGTCTGTGATTTCTGACTGGACTGGTTGTGTTGGGCTTATAGACGGCTAactaacaaacaaatacacatatgTACAGTACGAGCACTTCAGAGTACTGTAATATGTCAGCGAAACCGGAACGTGCATATCCAACTCCATACAAGAAAGCCGATGCTTCCAATCAATAAAGTATCAGTtcacacccccctccctctccccccccccaaattctCTCCTTCGTTTCACTTATTTGCGGGGAAAATACATATTGCTCATTTTTCAGTTGTGTGAAACTAAGATCTTTTTCGAACAAAAACGAAACGTTTCAGAGGTCACGATCCAAGAAGTCTGAAGAGgtcataccacacacacaccaaactgacagtatgcatgtgtgtgtgcatatatagaTACACGTCtatgtaaatacacacacacacacggttatcTAGAGCGGAGGTGTAGAGAGGAGGCCCTCTGGATGCTGGTGCAGCATGGGAAACCCCTTCACGGTCAGGGTGCAGGAGGAGGTCCGGGGCTGTTGGGTCTGTCTGAGCTTGGATCAAGGCAGTTACAGAAACAGGCAATAGTGATTTTTGCTTGTGTGCTGCAGGACTGCGAGTCCTGAAAGGTAGCCTTTCCCCcgcctgcttttttttctcctcttcttcttccgccatgttttttttttaaactttttttttttccaaaatgtttttaagACTTGGTACCTCTTgagatgtgcccccccccccacccccactccgCAGAGCGAGGAGAGCGAGGCTGATACAGTTGTCCCGAGCCGTCTGGGTCTGTGGACACGTACAGTTCGGCGGTCGCGCTTTGAGCGGGACACAAACATAAAATCCAGATAAATACAGCATCCACAAAAAAGGCACCCCGGCCACCAGTCTACCCCTTTAGATGGTGGTAGTAGAGGCTGATGACCGGAGACGTTTCAGCTAGAAGTGCAGAGCTTTAACAtattatagattttttttccctccatttagattttttagcatttttaagATTTTTATGTCAAACTTCATAAAAATGACGTTAAAATGcaattttatttttggttttaaaaaaatatgtacccGGGATTACCCATCATCAACTGTGCACTGTAGCAAACTGGGAAAACCCAACTGAGTAAAGATTTTCTCCATCGCATGGGGCGATCCCCACAAAAGcataacaaatcaaataaactctCAGCCATTTGAGGGTGTGATGCTGCCGCCATTTGTTCCATCCCTCCTGTCCCCCCGCTGCGCCCTCTGCAAAGGTCATCAAAGCTCCTCCAAACAGGGAACAAGTGCTCTCTGTAAAGACACAGCTAATTTATATTGGCACATTATGTTGGTGACTTTTATCGGGGCCCCCGACGCAGTCAATATAGAAAAAGATCCCAAACCAGCCTTTTCCCTTCCAATTAGGATCGAGTTGGAGGCGTGAGGTCCGTTCATGAAGCGCAGACGGTCCTCCCGTTTAAGACTTTGCCcccctgcctgcccccccccggctAAGAGGGCCGAGAGAGCGCCATCTCGCACTCGCCGCCATCTACTGCCCGACCCTGAGTAACAGTGGACAGAAGGGTCTCCAGCACACAGAGGAAGGCCCTACCTTTTGATTAAGTGCTCGGACTCGGGTACGGTTCCGGGGGCTCAGCCTGACTCTACGCATTCTGAGGGGGGGGCGCTAAGGGGTTCGCCGCGCTCTGGGACGAGTGCTCGTTCCCGAGTGAGGTTGGGCGTGCTGTAAAGGGCCCCAGCCTCGAGTCTTTTGCATAGAAACAGATGGGAGGGGCCTGTCGGTGCCTGGTCAGAGTGAGGAGGCGGGGCTACTGGGTCTGGTTGAGGCGGAGCCGGAGAGGAGGTCACAGCGTGTAGCAGCTAGGCAAAGGGCGAGGgcggggtttgggggggggaaggggggctgGAACAGGCGGAGCAGCTTGGCGCAACAAACACCCACGACCCCTCGTCTGAGACACCCAATTTTTACACATCTCAAGGTACTACCTGGAAGTACTACAGAATACTGTTAAACACAAAAGCACGATCAGTTCAAAACAAATTGACAATCAATGGCGCTCCGTAGTATTGATCCTCGTTTTGcattcaatacacagggcgaaCGTGCAGAGGCACCTCTGACCAAAGTGTTTCTGCATATCAACAGTGAGGGGGCCGGTTCAGCAGCCAGAGTTGTGTGGACCACTGCAGGCGACGACACATTGGAACAGATAAAGTCAGAAGGAtctttcccacaaagaaaaataaatgaacagtgGCAAAGAAAATTCCAGAAATATGACTATTCCCTCTTCCAGCTAAAGTGATCTGTGTGTCAAAGAGCGTGGAGCTGGGGGAGAGGGCGGGACGAACGTCCAGGGGTCCAGGGCTGTGAGCCATGAGTTGCCAGTCTGGGAGGCGTTTTTTGCCTGGCAcggcggggggggctggggtgAAGTGCTGCGCTGTAGGGGCCGCCGCTCAACCCCCAGAGCGACCAcagcacagaccccccccccccccgacgttgTGAGTCCCGTACCTCCAAACAGAAAAAGGCAAAGTATTTGGAGTAACAGTGATATTCACTTCGATATCGttcagaggaggaaagaaactaAACAGACTGCAGTTGTTCACCAATGTCCAATGGTACATTTCAGTTTGTGTTTCCCTTCATCCTGCTAccggaggaaaaacacaacacatataGTACATAAAAGAGCAGAGtttctttcgttttttttttttttttttttttcaatgttcacgctgctcctttttttctcctccattttGATTCATTGGATTGCGGTTGAAGCGATTTGCTCTTCATAAGTGCTATGATAAAACCCTTTGAATTTATAAAAGTCTCTTCTGTTTGTACAGTACCAAACGCAAGGAACACTCGAAGGTCTACTGCATTAGGAGAAACCCCTCTTATTTGGTATTGTGCCAGATACCCAGAACCGTCCGATCCCACCGTGGACTCTCTGCTGGGTGCGGCTGTGGCATGCGGAGAGGAAGTGTGCATTATTGTGTCACTCTTTAGTACAGTTCaacagctgcttcctcctccttgcAGAGTTCTCCCCAGCAGcttcggggggggcgggggattGGCGGCCTGGAGGGAATCcaagtttgttttgaaaaaggGTGTTCGGCTTGTGACGATCCAAATGTCTTTTGCTGCGATCGGCAACAATCGAGAGAACGAATAAGAAACCAGCTGCGGCGGACGGAAGAAAGGTCTATGGTGTATATTGCACAATGTAAGGTGAAATTGTGTTCTTTTcttctggttttcttttttttctctctctctctctctctctctctctctctctggccgaCCATACGAACCGCTGGGCTTCGTAACAAATCTGACAATAGAAAATTCAGCAAAGCACCAGTAAGCGACTGGGTTGAAGGTGACCAGAAGGATCTGGGCTTGCAGTGATTGGGTGCCACTGGACCTACGTAGGCGTGTACGGAACCAGAGACACGCAGTGAGGTTGACAGATAATCTTCTCTCAGCTTATATATCGTAGATATCAAAAAAACGCTTGGGTCTAGCCatacaaaaaaaggaacatttttacaGCTGTGTCAATCCCTTTGAGAAAGCAAAATAATCAAGCTGATGATTGGTAGGGACCAGTCACGTGGCCACGACGTCGCTCAGCGCCCAGTGGCAGTCGTGTCCTGTAACACCTGCTGGTTCAGAGGTGAAACTGTGCAAGATTTCAGCTATTTCTTGAGTtaccaaagaaagaaagaacaaaga
The sequence above is a segment of the Gasterosteus aculeatus chromosome 9, fGasAcu3.hap1.1, whole genome shotgun sequence genome. Coding sequences within it:
- the cd7al gene encoding cd7 antigen-like → MTKVAPLWALLIFITQTGSVRSDMVFLQRNEGDSVLLPCAVEPRESPPFGVYLKRHWLRPREVLFKHVGHEHTVDNGEDKGRIKVSGDANLHALNVTISQLSAADTDRYVCEFIVATVSSEDERRPGSSEFFLLVTADAPAMADLGSVETCSGGSAVLPCLPPHGEALPVEGVSLKRQRGRAPAEVLYHSKRHQHGGSPLPSPSSSRFSAERVQLSSAPGPGGITYNLTLLQLQPADSGLYSCQLLLRGGPDTSTGLGTRAFFVSVQGGQCGCSNYSTLLYALSSAVVILILLLALLFVVFYKGKARSSSTLKSHPQAPIYEEMTGLQAFGRKPQPRHLEEQASSEYTNCQQKKSCPENHYESPSGALGPRSDAQK